One genomic window of Nicotiana sylvestris chromosome 10, ASM39365v2, whole genome shotgun sequence includes the following:
- the LOC138879139 gene encoding uncharacterized protein produces MKAFDDEAVELAAYQLRDVVGAWFEMWEKERDEDDGQCKLGFHGCYHCGDIGHIKANCPKLRHNFSDGSTRPSSSSATAVAPPRLVVLIIRPGMEQSAEASAEVITGILLVCSHNSYAIMDPGSTFSYVTPYFAINLGLEPEQLSEPFLVSTPVGKEVKVTRVYRGYIVSVRGRNTKANLIELEMVDFDVIMGMDWLSSCYAMLDCHAKIVRFQFPNEEVLEWNESEPPALQPVPVVREFPEVFANDLPRLPPERIIDFSIDLMPGTQPISIPPYRMALTELNELIEQLKDLLDKGFIRLNVSPWGAPVLFVKKKDGSLRMCVDYW; encoded by the exons atgaaagcatttgatgatgaaGCTGTGGAGCTAGCTGCTTACCAGCTTAGAGATGTGGTCGGTgcttggtttgagatgtgggaaaaggaaagagatgaagatgatg GTCAGTGCAAGCTTGGGTTTCATGGTTGCTACCATTGTGGAGACATTGGTCATATAAAGGCCAACTGCCCAAAGTTGCGACATAATTTTAGTGATGGATCAACTCGTCCTTCTAGTTCCTCAGCTACTGCAGTTGCACCCCCCAGGCTCGTGGTTCTCATAATTAGACCAGGCATGGAGCAG AGTGCAGAAGCATCTGCagaagttattacaggtatacttttagtctgctcacataattcttatgccataatggatccaggttcaacgttttcatatgtgactccatactttgcaattaaccTCGGACTAGAACCTGAACAACTTAGTGAGCCATTCCTAGTATCTACTCCAGTTGGTAAGGAAGTGAAAGTCACCAGAGTCTATAGAGGTTATATAGTTTCAGTCCGAGGTCGCAACACCAAAGCCAATCTCATAGAGttagaaatggtggattttgatgtgatcatgggtatggattggttgtcttcctgctatgccatgttagattgtcatgccaagatagtcaggttccaatttccaaatgaaGAGGTCTTAGAGTGGAACG aatcagaaccaccagcTCTTCAGCCAGTGCCAGTTGTTCGAGAATTTCCAGAAGTTTTCGCAAATGATCTTCCCCGACTTCCTCCCGAAAGAATCATAGACTTCAGCATTGATCTtatgccaggcactcagcccatatccATACCTCCTTATAGGATGGCTCTAACAGAACTTAATGAGTTGATAGAACAGTTGAAAGACCTTCTTGACAAGGGCTTTATCAGGCTGAATGTTTCACCGTGGGGTGCCCCGGTCCTATTtgtcaagaagaaagatgggtctctcAGAATGTGTGTCGACTATTggtag